The Mesorhizobium sp. M3A.F.Ca.ET.080.04.2.1 genome contains the following window.
GCTGGACACGTGTCGCGAGACCCTTCGAGCTGCATGACCTGAAGGTCTCCATCCGCGAGATCGATCGCAAATGGCTGACGATCCATCTGGCGATCAGACTGCCACCTGGTTCCAAGCCCATGCCGTCCAACGCTTTCTGGCGCAAGCTGCTGCTGGCGTGGGACTGACGCCGGTGCCAATCGCGCGAACGTTACCTTGCGAGGACCGCGAAGTGCAGTAGTAGACGGCGGCGAGCCTGGGAGGTGCCACGAAGATGAAGAGCATTGTCGGCCTTGCCGTTTTCATTATTGCCGTCAGCGCGGCATTCTTCCCGGCGGTCGCACAGGAAGGTGACGTTGGACCAAAGTGCACCCAGTGGAACTCGCACCGGGTCCTGTTCACGAAGGGTGACGGCAAGATATCGGCCGAATCCGCAAAAGCCCTGGGAGAGTTCGTCAATGGCGCCGGCCACGATTGCGGGTACAGGCTCTATGCGACTGCGAGCAAGGAAGGCGGATACGACAAGGCGTATGACATTGCCGGCCGCAGGCTGAACGCGACGAGCGACTTCCTCAAAGCACAGGGCGTCAAGCCGGAAATGGTGCTGGCGCTTTCCTATTGGGTCGATGACGGCGCCGCCGACACGAGCCAAGCGCGCAGCGCCATCCTCTACACCTTGCCCAAGCAAGGCATCTCCTGCCGGCAGTATGAGAAGCGCAGGCCGGAGCAGGTCCATCTCGTCTTCGCCAGCCGCTCCTCCGTGATTTCAGCGAAGGTGAAACGCGAGCTCGAGAAGTTCGCCGCCAGCATTCGCGACACGCGCTGCAACGTGGAGATGACGGCGCTGGCGGCCAAGGAATTTACCGGCGCCAACGCTGCCAAGATCAACAAGGATCTGGCCAAGCGGCGCGTGAAGGCGATCGAGAACATTCTGACCGCGGCGGGCATCGACAGCGACCGGCTGGTCGACACGAAAGTGGAGTATATTGGCGACAAGAAGCCGAACGTCGCCAAGAATCGCCTGGCCACGGCGTCGCTGATGTAGCTGCGCCAGCTTGCCTGAGCATCAAAACGCGTAGCGTTGATCGGATTCAGGCGACGCGCATTGAATTTTTTGTTTTTGGATGCATGTCGTTCCCCCCAAAACCGCTGCGCACCTTTGGGCGACATCCATCAGGCGGCGGCGCGCCAGGCGCCGGGCGAAAGCCCCTTGATCGCCTTGAACACCCTGGTGAGATGGCTCTGGTCGGCGAAGCCGGTCGCTGCGGCGATCTCGGCCAGCGGCATGTCGGTCTTGATCAGCACCGAGGCGGCGCGGATGCGGCGATCACGCAGATATTGCCCCGGCGTCATGCCGACGGCGCGGCGGAAGTCGCGAATGACCTGGAAGCGGGTGACGCCGGCGGCCACCGCCAGATGCGCAAGGTCGAAGCCGATTGAGAGATCGGCCGCAATCATCTCGCCATAGAGACGAAAGCGCCGACTCGCTTCGCCATCATCGGCGACCCGGTCGGCGCGCTGGCCGGCGCCAAAGCGGCCGACGAGTTCGCGCAGCACCACAAGCATCGCCGCTTCCTGCTCGAGCCCCTGCTCCGCCAGCCGATGTGCCTGCACGAAGGCCCTCGCCAGCGCGGGCGCTTGCACGACGCCGTGACGGAACATCGGCAGTCCCGGCAGTTCGAGTTCCGCGGCGATCTCGGCCATCAGGGCGACGTCGGGATAGCAGGTGCGGTAGGCCCAGCCGGACGGCGCGCCCTTCTCGCCGTCATGCGGCTCTTCCGGGTTGACGATGATGATCGAGCCTGCCGTCGCCAGATGCCGGCGAGGGCCCATCCTGAGCTTCTCGACACCGGCGACCACCACGCCGAATACCCAGGTCGGATGGGTGTGCAAGGCATAGGCATGGTCGCGATAGCGCGCGGCGAGCATTTCGAGGCCGCCGAGGCCGTCATGCCGCGTCAGCTTTGCCGCTTCGCGTTCCCGTTGCTCGCTGGCATCGCTCATGGCAGCAAGCCTTCTCGAAAACCGCCCTGCCCGTCAATCCCGTTCAAGACGCCAAGCGAAGCCGCCGGCTAGATCGGCGCATGCACACGGAGGCAGGACGATGCAGGAAAACGACGAGGTAGCAGCGATCGTGCCCGAGGCAACCGGCTGGCGCCGGTACATTCATGCCAATCCGGAACTCGGCTTTGCCGAGCATGAGACGGCGGCGTTCGTCGCGGCAAAGCTCAAGGAATTCGGCCTTGCGGTGCATACGGATGTGAGCGCCACGGCGGTGGTGGCGACGTTGGCGAAAGGCACGAGCGGCAAGGCGATCGCTCTGCGCGCCGAGTTGGACGCGCTGCCGATCAAGGAAGCGACCGGCCTTGCCTATGCATCGCGCAACGATGGCGTGATGCATGCCTGCGGCCATGACGGCCACACCGCCATGCTGCTCGGCGCGGCCAAGCTCTTGGCCGAGAGCGAGAGCTTCGACGGCACGGTGGTGTTCGTCTTCCAACCGGCCGAAGAGGTTCTGGGCGGCGGCAAGAAGATGATTGCGGACGGGCTGCTGAAGCGCTTTCCGGTCGAGCAGGTGTTTGCTGTCCACAACTGGCCGGGCTTTCCGGAAGGCCATATCGGCGTGCGCGCCGGAGCGCAGATGGCCGCGGTCGACGATTTCGAGATCGTCTTTCGCGGCAGCGGCTGCCACGCGGCGATGCCGCACCAGGGCGACGATCCGCTGCTGGCCGCGGCGAGCTTTATCACCGCGATCCAGCGGCTGGTCAGCCGCAGCGTCGATCCGCTGTCGCCTGCCGTGCTGTCGGTGACCCAGATCCATGGCGGCCGCTTCAACAATTTCGTGCCGGGCGAGGTGAAGGTCGAGGGCACCTGCCGCTTCTACGACCGGGCGCTGTCCAATCATTGCGCCGCCGAGATCGAGCGTGTCGCGCAGGCGAGCGCGGCCATGCATGGCGCCAGCGCGGAACTCACCTACAAACGCGGGTACCCGCCGGTGGTGAATCCGGCCGATGGCGCGGCGCTCGCCGCCTTGGCCGGCGCGGATACGGTGGGTACGGAGCGCGTCTCGACCGAGTTCCAGCCCAGCATGGGCTGCGAAGACTTCGCCTTCCTGCTGCAGGGCGTCGGCGATGGCGCCTATCTCTGGATCGGCGCGGGCGATGTCGGTCCGGGCGCCGGGCTGCATGGCGACCGCTTCATCTTCAACGAAGCGATCATCCCGATCGGGATCCGCTTCTTCCTCAACCTCGTCCAGCGCGCGCTGCCGGTCGGCGGGCGGTAGACCAACTCTAAGAAGGTGCGGAGCGGTTTTCCCTCCGGAACCTGCGCGAAAACAAACTTTTGAGCGATTGCCAAGCAGGGCAATTTCGCACAACGGTCCTCGCGAACCGAAACGACCGCGAGACCTGATGCCGCCGGACACCACCGTGCTCATCACCGGAGCGCGCGTGCCGGTGGCACTACATCCGGCGCGCCTGTTCGACGGCGCGGGCCGCCGCTGGCGTGGCGAAGCCGACAGGTTCCGGCGCGACTGTTCGCACCCCATATCGAGCTCCTGGCGGAAGTCCATAACAAGCATGCCTTCATCCGGCTGGCGGGGCGCCTCGGACTGGCGACTCCAGAAACGACATTGCTCAATTCGCGCGACGATCTGGAGGCAGTGCGCAGCCGCTCGCGCGCGTTGGCGTTCAAAGCCCGTCTGGTCGCGCTTCGCCAACCTACGCGATTCACCCTCGGTTGCAGATGAAGTCGACTGTAAGTATACAGCTCCTGCAGGGGTGACCTATGACTAATATTTTTTCGCGCTTTGTTTCTTCGATCTTTGGCGGCAAACGAGATGTGGAGGACAAAGCTGGCTCATCAAGCACAGTCAAGGCCGCGCTGCCCGGCAACCTTCAGCACTTGTTCATCGAACCTTCCGGTAGGGACGTCACGGAAGCGCTTGACGGTTGGAAGTGGATCGGCCTTGACGGACTTGAGCCCGCGGCGGTTTCGGCCTTTGGCGATATCTTCTTTCGTGCCGCTGATGGATCGGTCAAGCATTTAGACATGATCGCGGGGCGCCTGACCCAAGTGTCTCGCACATGGTCGGAGCTCGAAACGCAGTTGAACGATTCCGGTCGTCAGGATGATCTTCTGCTGGCCAGCCTAGTGGTGGCGGCGCGACGCAAAGGTTTGGTTCTCGACAGGGGCCAATGCTACGACTTCAAGAAGCCACCGGTACTTGGCGGTGGAATGGAGGTCGACCAAATGGAGAAGACATTCTTCGTCGTGAAGGTCCACATAGCCGGGCAAATCCACCGGCAGGTAAAAGATCTTCCGCCAGGCACGAAAATCAACAAGGTAACGATGAGCGATCACTGAAGGCTCTCACGCCTTCCGCTCCCAGCGCCGGTCGGGCGTCTGCTGCCAGTAGGTCACGGCGTGGCCGGCTTCCTTCATCGCTTTCCAGTATGTCCGCGCGCTTTCGACCTGCGCCGCGTCATGGCCGTCGAACAGGAAGACCGCCCGCTCGTAGCCGGAAAGTTCCGGCGGCGCGGCGCCGTCGACGAGGAAGCGAATCTGCGCGGCATTGGGGTTGCCTTCGCCGGTGGTGAGCAGGATCGGCTGCTCGGCCGGATGGGCTTCGCGGTCGGTGGCATGCGCGAGAAAGGAATCGTCGCGGAACGTCCACAGATGCTGGTCGAGCGCATCGCGCCGTTCCTCGGTGCCGGTCTGCACGACCGCGCGCCAGCCGCGCTCGACGCTGCGCTCAAGCAGGCCGGGCAGCGCCTCTTCCAGCGTCGATTCCGTCAGGTGGTAGAACAGGATGTCGGCCATCCTTGCAAAGCCTAGCCTTCGTAGTTGTCGCGCACGAGCCGGTCGAGCAGGCGCACACCGAAGCCCGAGCCCCAGGACTGGTTGATCTCGCTCGCCGGCGCGCCCATCGCGGTGCCGGCGATGTCGAGATGCGCCCAGGGCGTGTCCTTGACGAAACGCTGCAGGAACTGCGCGGCGATGATGGCGCCGCCGTAGCGGCCGCCGATGTTCTTCATATCGGCGTTCTTGGATTCGATCAGCTTGTCGTATTCGACGCCGAGCGGCATGCGCCAGACCCGCTCCTGCGTCGTCTGGCCAGCGCCGAACAGCTTGCCGGCGAGCTCGTCATTGTTTGAGAAAAGACCTGCATAATGCTGGCCGAGCGCGACCATGATGGCGCCGGTCAGCGTCGCGAGGTTGACCATGAATTTCGGCTTGAAGCGGTCATTGGTGTACCAGAGCGCATCCGCCAGCACGAGGCGGCCCTCGGCGTCGGTGTTGAGCACCTCGATCGTCTGCCCCGACATCGAGGTGACGATGTCACCCGGCCGCTGGGCATGGCCGTCGACGGCGTTCTCGACCAGGCCGATGACGCCGACCACATTGGCCTTGGCCTTACGCGCTGCCAGCGCATGGATCAGCCCGGTGACGGCGGCGGCACCGCCCATGTCGCCCTTCATATCCTCCATGCCGGAGGCCGGCTTCATCGAATTGCCGCCGGTGTCGAAGGTGACGCCCTTGCCGACGAAGGCGATCGGCGCTTCCTTGGCCTTGCCGCCCTTCCACTGCATGACGGCCATGCGGGCGCCGCGCGGCGAACCTTGCGCGACGCCGAGCAGCGATCCCATGCCGAGCTTCTTCATCTCCTTCTCGGTGAGGACCTCGACCTCGACGCCGAGCGCCTGCAATTCGGTGGCGCGCGCGGCGAACTCGACGGGGCCCAGCGCATTGGCAGGCTCGTTGACGAGGTCGCGCGCGAGCAGCACGCCGTCGATCACCGCCTCTTCGCTGGCGAAGGCCTTCTTCGCCGCCGATGGATCGGCGCAGTGGATGGTGATCTTGGCCGGCTTCGGCTCGGCTTTCCTGGCGCCGTTCGCCTTTGCCTCGGCTTGGCCGTTGTCCTTGTCCTTCCGTGTCTTGTACTTGTCGAAGCCGTAGCTGCGCAGAAGGATACCGGCGGCAAGGTTCGCCGCCTGCCGGCCGTCGGGCTGCAGTTCGGGAAGATCGAGGATGACTGCGACCTCCGTTGCCTTGCGCAATGCGGAGGCAACGGCGCCGCCGAGCTTCAGCCAGGCGTGGTCCTGGAGGTCAGCGACCTTGCCGGCGCCGATCGCCACCAGCCGGTCGACCGACGTCCCTTCCGGCGCCAGCACCTCCGCCGTGCTGGCGAACTTGCCGGAGAAATCGGCGACCGGAAACGCCCGAGCCAGCGCTCCCGCCGGGTCGCAAGCCTTCGCGGCTTCGCCCAAGCTACCGCCGTCGGCCGCAAGCACGAAGACGCTGCCTTTCTTGGGCGCGGCGATTTTGGCAAAGGCGATCGAAGGTCTCGAAGTCATCATTTCCTGCTTTCGGGTGAGGTGCCGCGAACCGGCTTTCAAGCGTGCGCGACATTTGGTCGTTTTCAGCCATTTGGCAAGACTTTGGCCGAAATCGCTGTCTATATCGCCGCCGAACACAGCGAAGGATTCGGCGCGGCGCGACTTTAGTCTCCCGCTACAACCTATTGTTAACCATCAATGTTTTGCATTTCTTATTCATTGACGCGGAGACTCCGCCGCGCCGAGGCGCGCGGCGTGGGGAGACAAACCGGACCGGACCGCCGACGGAGCCAGTTGTGCAGGCATCAGCGGATGACTACCTTGTCGGCGGGCATGATGCCGTTCGGCACAATCGAGAAAAACCTTCATGAAGGTCGTTGAACGCTACATCATGCGCCGCGCCGCCGCGATGTTCCTCGCGTCGCTGGCTTGGACGCTGGCGATCGTGTGGACGACGCAGGTGCTGGCCAAGATCGACCTCGTCACCGATAGCGGCCAGTCGGCGCTGACCTTCTTCGAAGTCGCGGCGCTGATCATTCCCTCGATCATCCCGATCGTGGTGCCGTTCGCGCTGGTGGTGGCGGTGGCGCAGACGCTGAGCGTCATGAACTCCGACTCCGAGCTTGCGGTCATCAACGCCGCCGGTGCTTCCCGCTGGACGATCGCGCGGCCGATCCTGCTGCTCGCCTTGGCTGCCAGCGTTTTTTCCCTGGCCGTCGACAATGGCGTCGACCCCTATGCCAGGCAGAAGAACCGCCAGCTGGTGGCGGCCTCGCGCGCCGACCTCCTGTCGCTGATCATCCAGGAAGGCACGTTCCGCAAGATCGACGACGGCCTGTACCTGCAGGTCGGCGAACGGCTTCCCGACAACCGGCTCGGCGGCATCTTCGTCGCCGATTCGCGCGAGGAAGGCGCCAGCCTGGTCTACTATGCCAAGAGCGGCAGCGTCGTCGAAAAGGGCGATGAGAAGGTGTTGATGATGAATGACGGCGTCATCAACCGCAAATCGGTGACCGGCGACCTCTCGGTCATCCGCTTCACCTCCTACGCCTTCGACCTCTCCGCCTTCATGTCGGCGGCGAACGAGATCATGCTGTTGCCGAAGGACCGCACGACGCAATACCTGCTCAACCCGGACCCCAACGACAAGATGTTCCAGCGCAAGCCCGGCAGCTACAAGGCCGAGCTCGACCAGCGCTTCTCGGAATGGTCCTATTCGCTGGTGTTCGCGCTGATCGCGCTGGCGGTCGCCGGCGACGCCCGCTCGCACCGCGAAGCGCGCATTCATCCGCTGATCACGGCCATCGCCATCGCGCTGTTCGTGCGCTGGCTCGGCTTCTTCGCCGCCGGCAAGGCCGACAAGGTGCCTGCCTATGCCTATATGGTGTACGCCGTGCCGATCGTGGCTTCCGCCGTCGCCACCTGGTTCATTCTCTCATCGCGGTCGATGGAGCTGCCCTCGGCCTGGGCCGACTGGATGGCGAATTTCGCCGGCCGCGCCAGCGAGAGCTGGACGAGGCTCAAGCTGCGCCTCTTCCGGCGCGCCTTCGGCCAGGGAGCCTGACCATGGGCTGGACGCTGGGCCGCTACTTCTTCTTCCGCTACGTGGGGATCACGATCTGGTTCTTCCTCGGCCTGCTGGCGCTGGTGTTCCTGATCGACTTCACCGAGCTTTCCGGCCGCACGACGGGGCTGCCAGGCTTCACCTACGGCACGGCGCTCGCCATCTCGGCGCTGCGGATGCCGATGATCATGCTGCAGACGGTGCCGTTCGTCGGGCTGTTCTCGGCAATGGCGACGCTGGTGTCGCTCAACCGCAAATACGAGCTGGTCATCGCACGCTCGGCGGGCGTTTCGGCCTGGCAGTTCCTGTTTCCATGCTGCGTCGGCGCGCTGCTGTTCGGCATATTGTCGGTCGGCGTTCTCAACCCGATCGCCGCGCACGGCTTTTCCTGGTCCGAGCAGATGGAGAATCAGCTGCGGGCCGGAAAATCGAACACCGTCGCTGCCGATGCCACGCCGTGGCTGAGACAGAAGACGCAGTCCGGCGACACGATCATCGGCGCCCGCGCCATCCTCAACCAGGGCCTGGAAATGGCCGATGCCGTGTTCTTCGCCATCGACCAGAAAGGCAACATCGCCGAGCGCAAGGATGCGGCGCGGGCCTATCTGCGCGATGGCTACTGGGAGTTGCAGGACGTGAAGGTGTTCAAGGACGGCAACATCCGTTCCTTGCCCACCGACCGCGTGGCGACCAACCTGAAGCCGGAATTCGTGCAGGAACGGCTGGCGCGCCCGGAAACGATTCCCTTCTACGACCTGCCCAGCAAGATCGAGGTTGCCCGTTCCTTCGGCCTCAAGGCAAATGCGTTCGCCATGCAGTTTGATTCGCTCGTGGCGCTGCCGTTCCTGCTCGTCGCCATGACGCTGATCGCGGCAACAGTTTCAATGCGATTTGCGCGGATGGGGCAGTCGGCGACGATGATTCTGGGTGGCGTCCTAGCCGGCTTTCTGCTTTATGTCGTCTCGGTACTGGTCAAGGCATTCGGCGTGGCGGGATTCGTGCCAACAGTGGTGGCTGCATGGGTTCCGGTTGTCGTGGCTATGTTCTTCGGGGTGACGTTCCTGCTATACAAGGAAGACGGCTAGTGAGGGAGGCTGGATTGCGCAGCCATAGGCAGGCCGGTTTGGCACGCCTCTATGGGGCGACCGCCTTGGCATGCCTGTTCGCCTGCGCGGTGCCGACGGCGCCCGCCCTGGCACAGGACATCACCGCGAAGCCCGTTCCCTCCGGCACGCAGATGCTGCTTGCCGCCGATACGCTGGTCTACAACAACGACAACCACACCGTGACCGCCGTCGGCGGCGTGCAGATCGACTATGGCGGCAACAAGCTGGTCGCCCAGCGCGTCGAGTACAACCGCGACACCAAGCGCCTTGTCGCCAGCGGCGCCGTCGAGCTGATCAACAGCGACGGCACCAAGATCAATGCCGAGCATATCGACATCACCGACGATTTCGCGGACGGCTTCACCAACGCCTTGCGCGTCGAGACGGTCGAGCAAGCCTATTTTGCCGCCGAGAGCGCCGAGCGCATGGGCGGCGTGCTGACGACCTTCCACAATGGCGTCTACACCGCCTGCGAGCCCTGCGAGGACAAGCCGGACAAGGCGCCGACATGGCGCGTCAAGGCGCGCAAGATCATCTGGAACGGCCAGAAGAAGACGGTTCGCTTCGAGAACGCGAATTTCGAGTTCTTCGGCTATCCGCTCGCCTATCTGCCGGCGTTCGAGATCGCCGACCCCTCGGTGAAACACAAGAGCGGCTTCCTGATTCCCGGAATCACTTACAACACCGACCTCGGGGTCGGCGTGAAGGTCCCCTATTATTTCGCCCTCTCGCCGACTTACGACCTGACCGTCACCGGTACCGGCTACACCAAGCAGGGCTTTCTCGGCGAAGCCGAATGGCGCCAGCGCTTCAACAATGGCGAGTACACGCTGAAGATAGCGGGCATCCACCAGCAGGACCCCGACACGTTCATCGACGCCAGCGGCCACAACGTGAATTCGGGCGCGGCCGGCGATCCGAACAAGTTCCGCGGCATGATGGGCACCAAGGGCCAGTTCGCCATCAACGAGCGCTGGAACTTCGGCTGGGACGTGCTGCTGCAGTCCGACAAGAATTTTTCGCGAACCTATAACATCGACGGCTACAGCGATCTCGTCCACCAGTCGTCGCTCTATCTGACCGGCTTGAGCGACCGCAATTATTTCGACGTGCGCGCGATGCGCTTCTCGGTCCAGGAGAACACGCTCTCCAGCGATCCGACGGCGCGCGCCGGCGAGCAGCCCTGGGTGCTGCCTTCGCTCGATTATGCCTATATCCCCGACATGTCGGTGGCCGGCGGCCAGCTGTCGCTGAACGTCAACGCGCGCGCCATCAGCCGCGATCGGCTGGATGCCGTGCTGGAGGATGTTTCGGATCCCACTTCGGTCAACAATGTGCGCGGCATCGAGGGCCAATCGACCCGGCTGACAGCCGAGACGGAATGGAAGCGCACCTTCACCACCGATGGCGGGCTGCAGTTGACCCCGCTGCTCGCGCTGCGCGGCGATGCCGGCTACGTCAACGCCAATTCCGCCTCGCTCGAGGCGGTCAACCAGATGGCGACGAACCTCGGCGAGCAGGACGACATGCGCACGTCGCTTGCCCGCTACATGGCCACGCTCGGCCTCGAGATGCGCTGGCCGCTTCTGTTCTCGATGCCGAGCTCGAGCCACATTCTCGAGCCGATGGGCCAAGTCTTCGTGCGTCCGAACGAGCAGTATGTGGGCGGCCTCGCCGTTCCCAACGAGGACGCGCAGAGCTTCGTCTTCGACGCCACGACACTGTTCGAGCGCGACAAGTTCTCCGGCTACGACCGCATGGAAGGCGGCACCCGCGCCAATGTCGGCTTCCGCTATTCGGGTTCCTACGACAATGGCTGGGCCACCAATGCCATCTTCGGCCAGTCCTACCAGTTGGCCGGCCAGAATTCCTTCGATGCGCCCGACCTGGTGAATGCCGGCGCGTATTCGGGTCTGCAGACCCCGAGTTCCGACTATGTCGGCCTGGTCGGCTTCAGCAGCCCGAACGGCGTCTCCGGCTCGCTTAGCGGCCGCTTCGACGAACAGTCCCTCGAGGTGAGGCGCGCCGAGGTGAAGGCCGCCTATTCCGGCCTGCCGGTCTCGCTTAGCGCCAAATATGCCTTCATCCAGGCGCAGCCGCTCTATGGCTTCGCCACCGACCGT
Protein-coding sequences here:
- a CDS encoding OmpA family protein; its protein translation is MKSIVGLAVFIIAVSAAFFPAVAQEGDVGPKCTQWNSHRVLFTKGDGKISAESAKALGEFVNGAGHDCGYRLYATASKEGGYDKAYDIAGRRLNATSDFLKAQGVKPEMVLALSYWVDDGAADTSQARSAILYTLPKQGISCRQYEKRRPEQVHLVFASRSSVISAKVKRELEKFAASIRDTRCNVEMTALAAKEFTGANAAKINKDLAKRRVKAIENILTAAGIDSDRLVDTKVEYIGDKKPNVAKNRLATASLM
- a CDS encoding AraC family transcriptional regulator, which translates into the protein MSDASEQREREAAKLTRHDGLGGLEMLAARYRDHAYALHTHPTWVFGVVVAGVEKLRMGPRRHLATAGSIIIVNPEEPHDGEKGAPSGWAYRTCYPDVALMAEIAAELELPGLPMFRHGVVQAPALARAFVQAHRLAEQGLEQEAAMLVVLRELVGRFGAGQRADRVADDGEASRRFRLYGEMIAADLSIGFDLAHLAVAAGVTRFQVIRDFRRAVGMTPGQYLRDRRIRAASVLIKTDMPLAEIAAATGFADQSHLTRVFKAIKGLSPGAWRAAA
- a CDS encoding amidohydrolase, with the protein product MQENDEVAAIVPEATGWRRYIHANPELGFAEHETAAFVAAKLKEFGLAVHTDVSATAVVATLAKGTSGKAIALRAELDALPIKEATGLAYASRNDGVMHACGHDGHTAMLLGAAKLLAESESFDGTVVFVFQPAEEVLGGGKKMIADGLLKRFPVEQVFAVHNWPGFPEGHIGVRAGAQMAAVDDFEIVFRGSGCHAAMPHQGDDPLLAAASFITAIQRLVSRSVDPLSPAVLSVTQIHGGRFNNFVPGEVKVEGTCRFYDRALSNHCAAEIERVAQASAAMHGASAELTYKRGYPPVVNPADGAALAALAGADTVGTERVSTEFQPSMGCEDFAFLLQGVGDGAYLWIGAGDVGPGAGLHGDRFIFNEAIIPIGIRFFLNLVQRALPVGGR
- a CDS encoding T6SS immunity protein Tdi1 domain-containing protein — encoded protein: MTNIFSRFVSSIFGGKRDVEDKAGSSSTVKAALPGNLQHLFIEPSGRDVTEALDGWKWIGLDGLEPAAVSAFGDIFFRAADGSVKHLDMIAGRLTQVSRTWSELETQLNDSGRQDDLLLASLVVAARRKGLVLDRGQCYDFKKPPVLGGGMEVDQMEKTFFVVKVHIAGQIHRQVKDLPPGTKINKVTMSDH
- a CDS encoding DNA polymerase III subunit chi, with protein sequence MADILFYHLTESTLEEALPGLLERSVERGWRAVVQTGTEERRDALDQHLWTFRDDSFLAHATDREAHPAEQPILLTTGEGNPNAAQIRFLVDGAAPPELSGYERAVFLFDGHDAAQVESARTYWKAMKEAGHAVTYWQQTPDRRWERKA
- a CDS encoding leucyl aminopeptidase, with the protein product MTSRPSIAFAKIAAPKKGSVFVLAADGGSLGEAAKACDPAGALARAFPVADFSGKFASTAEVLAPEGTSVDRLVAIGAGKVADLQDHAWLKLGGAVASALRKATEVAVILDLPELQPDGRQAANLAAGILLRSYGFDKYKTRKDKDNGQAEAKANGARKAEPKPAKITIHCADPSAAKKAFASEEAVIDGVLLARDLVNEPANALGPVEFAARATELQALGVEVEVLTEKEMKKLGMGSLLGVAQGSPRGARMAVMQWKGGKAKEAPIAFVGKGVTFDTGGNSMKPASGMEDMKGDMGGAAAVTGLIHALAARKAKANVVGVIGLVENAVDGHAQRPGDIVTSMSGQTIEVLNTDAEGRLVLADALWYTNDRFKPKFMVNLATLTGAIMVALGQHYAGLFSNNDELAGKLFGAGQTTQERVWRMPLGVEYDKLIESKNADMKNIGGRYGGAIIAAQFLQRFVKDTPWAHLDIAGTAMGAPASEINQSWGSGFGVRLLDRLVRDNYEG
- the lptF gene encoding LPS export ABC transporter permease LptF, with the translated sequence MKVVERYIMRRAAAMFLASLAWTLAIVWTTQVLAKIDLVTDSGQSALTFFEVAALIIPSIIPIVVPFALVVAVAQTLSVMNSDSELAVINAAGASRWTIARPILLLALAASVFSLAVDNGVDPYARQKNRQLVAASRADLLSLIIQEGTFRKIDDGLYLQVGERLPDNRLGGIFVADSREEGASLVYYAKSGSVVEKGDEKVLMMNDGVINRKSVTGDLSVIRFTSYAFDLSAFMSAANEIMLLPKDRTTQYLLNPDPNDKMFQRKPGSYKAELDQRFSEWSYSLVFALIALAVAGDARSHREARIHPLITAIAIALFVRWLGFFAAGKADKVPAYAYMVYAVPIVASAVATWFILSSRSMELPSAWADWMANFAGRASESWTRLKLRLFRRAFGQGA
- the lptG gene encoding LPS export ABC transporter permease LptG yields the protein MGWTLGRYFFFRYVGITIWFFLGLLALVFLIDFTELSGRTTGLPGFTYGTALAISALRMPMIMLQTVPFVGLFSAMATLVSLNRKYELVIARSAGVSAWQFLFPCCVGALLFGILSVGVLNPIAAHGFSWSEQMENQLRAGKSNTVAADATPWLRQKTQSGDTIIGARAILNQGLEMADAVFFAIDQKGNIAERKDAARAYLRDGYWELQDVKVFKDGNIRSLPTDRVATNLKPEFVQERLARPETIPFYDLPSKIEVARSFGLKANAFAMQFDSLVALPFLLVAMTLIAATVSMRFARMGQSATMILGGVLAGFLLYVVSVLVKAFGVAGFVPTVVAAWVPVVVAMFFGVTFLLYKEDG
- a CDS encoding LPS-assembly protein LptD; protein product: MREAGLRSHRQAGLARLYGATALACLFACAVPTAPALAQDITAKPVPSGTQMLLAADTLVYNNDNHTVTAVGGVQIDYGGNKLVAQRVEYNRDTKRLVASGAVELINSDGTKINAEHIDITDDFADGFTNALRVETVEQAYFAAESAERMGGVLTTFHNGVYTACEPCEDKPDKAPTWRVKARKIIWNGQKKTVRFENANFEFFGYPLAYLPAFEIADPSVKHKSGFLIPGITYNTDLGVGVKVPYYFALSPTYDLTVTGTGYTKQGFLGEAEWRQRFNNGEYTLKIAGIHQQDPDTFIDASGHNVNSGAAGDPNKFRGMMGTKGQFAINERWNFGWDVLLQSDKNFSRTYNIDGYSDLVHQSSLYLTGLSDRNYFDVRAMRFSVQENTLSSDPTARAGEQPWVLPSLDYAYIPDMSVAGGQLSLNVNARAISRDRLDAVLEDVSDPTSVNNVRGIEGQSTRLTAETEWKRTFTTDGGLQLTPLLALRGDAGYVNANSASLEAVNQMATNLGEQDDMRTSLARYMATLGLEMRWPLLFSMPSSSHILEPMGQVFVRPNEQYVGGLAVPNEDAQSFVFDATTLFERDKFSGYDRMEGGTRANVGFRYSGSYDNGWATNAIFGQSYQLAGQNSFDAPDLVNAGAYSGLQTPSSDYVGLVGFSSPNGVSGSLSGRFDEQSLEVRRAEVKAAYSGLPVSLSAKYAFIQAQPLYGFATDRHEVTLGASTHLAENWRVFGTSTYDIEQNVMVKDGVGFAYNDSCFTYVMTFAQTRDSVTKELSQSVGFNLSFRTLGDFGSSTSAVDTIQ